Part of the Phycisphaerae bacterium genome, AATGCGGATGAATCCGTCAGCGTCCACCGTACCCATGTCGCCTGATTTATACCATCCGTCACTTGTCAGCACCGCCGCCGTCTCCGCAGGGTTTTTGTAGTACCCCCGCATGATATTCGGGCCCTTCACCCACAGCTCGCCGATCTCACCTGGAGCGACTTGTCTGCACTCTTCATCAAATGCCGCGACCGTGACCCCGGGAATTGACTGCCCAACGGTGCCGACCTTGTGCGCCCAGGGAACATTGAGGCTCACGACCGGCGAAGCTTCACTCATGCCGTAGCCCTGGAGTATCTCCAACCCGAATCGAGACCTGAACGCGTGATACACCGCATCAGGAAGCGCCTCGCCGCCGGCGATTGCGAACTGAATCGATTTGAAATCGGCAGGCCCCCCCGTCTTGCTGCGCAAGAGCGCCGCGTACATGCTGGCAACCAGCATCGTCACGCTGATCTCCCGTTCACGGATTGTATCGATCACGGAATTCGGCTGGAAACGCGGCAGATAATGAACCGAAGCACCAAGCCTGATCGGGACCAGGAGCATGGCAGTTAACCCAAAGCTGTGAAACAACGGCACCAATCCGAGAAAACGATGCTCTGACTTCAGGCGTGCCCGCTCGATGCACGAATCGATGTTTGATCGCAGGTTGGCATACGTCTGGCAAACGCCCTTCGGCTTGCCCGATGTGCCCGAAGTGTACAACAGTACTGCGGTATCGTCCGGATTGACGTCCGGCGGTTGTGGAAGCGCCGCGGCCGAACCTGAAGCCTGCGCGGTGGCCAGCGCAGAAACTTCCTCCTTCAAGGGCAGATCTTCGACATAAATGACTTTGCAGGACAACGATCCGGCAAGTTCGCGGAAGAACTTCGTGCTGAACACGACATCCAGCTCAGCGTCGGCCACGATGGCTTTCACCTCGGCCGGCTGAAGCATGAAATTCAGCGGTACGACGGTCTTTCCGGCCCATAAGGCGCCATACACGGTCGCCGCACAAACCGTCGTCGATGGCAGCATGATGCCAACGTTCGGCCTTTCAGTGGATTCCGCAACATGCCGGCGCATCACGAGCGAAAGGCCCAGCAACTCGCGATAGGTCAGCGATTGGGATGGATCGGCTACGGCCGGACGGTCACCGCGAAGGGCAACAGATTCGAGCAGTGTTTCAACAAGCATGGCGCACCTCCGACCCCATCGCGTCACATCGTACGGAGTTCGCCGACATCCTATCTAACAAGGCAATAACCGTCCATGTCAGGACCGTGCGCAGATCCTCCGGTGCGTCATTCGAATGAACCGCTGAACTCAATGAGACCCAGGTCGCGCAGAATGTCCGCGGTAATGCCTCTCGCTTTTAGCCCCATGGCATCGTCGCCCGAGATATTTGTCGCAAACACATAGTTGCGGTCGCCCCGCCGAACGTGCCCAACGTACCAGCCGAGAATTGTCTTGTCCGACTTGCCTGCACCTCCTCCGGTTCCGGTCTTCCCACTCAGAATCCAGTCGTCGCTTTGGCGATATTCAAAGAGCCGCTTGACTGTCTGCACTGTCTTCGTCCCGAACGACAACTCGTTCCTGTAAAGCCGCTCCAGAAAGCGAAGCTGCTCATTTGCCGATATTTCGAGGGAAGACTGAATCCAGAATTTCGTCAGGCCGCCGCTCTGGTCGCGATTGCCGTACTCACATTCATCGAGGTACTTCTGCATTCTTTCCTCACCGATCGCTTCAACCACCCGTTGGAAGTACCACACCACTGAATCGCGAATCGCAGTGGCGAGCGTCTGATCCGCCTCACAGACCTTGCGGCTCTGGGGCGTGCCGTCCCATTTCATCGCGTGCTCAGGCCCCGTCAGCACGCCGGTCTCCAACCCTATGAGAGAAGTCATGATCTTGAACGTCGAGCAGGGTGCGAAACGCCTGGCACACCGATCGTCGTTGTATCGGAGCGTCCACTCGTCATCGAGGCTCTTCAGAACAAAGCATCCCTCAAAGCGCCCGAAATGCGACTTGAAGTCGATCCGCCGCAGTCCGGCCACCGCCGCACGCTCCACAGACGGGTCGGGAGTAACCGTCGGCGGCTTCGAATCCATGGCCAGAACACAAACAGATGAAGTAATTGCGGAAAATACGAACCAGATCTTCATAACAAGGACTCCTTTCGAGATTCTCACCGGCGCATCCGGTCGCCGGGGTCCTTCTCAATACGACACGCGATTCACGAGGTTCGATCAAAGTTAGGCGCAAAGCCCGACCGATGCTAACATGCGCCTGGTCAGTCGTCGCAATTCGAGTTGCGGACACCCGCGACGACGACAACAGGAGAACCAATTATGCTGATTCAACACCCACCAATGATTCGGCCGATTGCATTGATCTGCTTGACGGCCACCCTGCTGATCGGATGCGATTCGAAAAAAAGCGAACCCGTGCCCGCTTCCCCGGAATCCGCGTCCGCCGTTGCGGTGGTATTGGCAAAAGCCGATGCCGTGGACGGAAAAACGGACAAAATCATCACGCGCTGCGCCGGATGCGCGCTCGGCATGGACGGTAAGCAGGATCACGAGCTGGTCGTCGGTGAATACAGGATGCACTTCTGCAACGCCGGCTGCAAGGATCGATTCGCCCGCAATCCGGACAAGGAAATACTTGCCCTTAAGATCCCTGACTGACCCACTCGCAACGGTTTCCGTCTTTCCGGCATAAACAAACGCGCGAGCGGAGTAATCCGCTCGCGCGCCAGGGTCTTCGGTTTTTCAACCGATCTGAACGGTATCCAGTGCTTCAACGGCTCACGGAGGCGGCAGTTCGGCGTATCCGACCGTCACGGCGCTGATCACGGCGTCCGGATCCACCGGTATCAGAAATGCGACAAGGTTGTTGCTGCACGAGACACCCGCTGCCCGAATCACGTTGAACGGATCCGACGAATCCGCCACGGGAATAAAGTCTCCGCCATCTTCGCTCAGGTACAGACGCTCCTGGGTATTCACATCCACGATCGTCTCGCCCGCCACAAAGATCCACCGGCCATTCGGAGAGATGTCGGCCGTCGCGCCGAAGCCCCATCGCCCGTCGCTGGCATTTTCGCCGTTGACGAACAAACCGGTGGGATCAATCAGCGAAGAAATGTCACTGGTGTCACCGGCAAGGCATCGGTTGAGCACCGAAATGTTGCTGCCGTCATCCGCGGTCTGCTTCGCAAAATAGGCAAACCGGCTCTCCTCGAAAAAGAGGCCCCGGCCGGCGCGGCCCGGGTTGCGGGTCGGCTGGCTGAACGTGCCGCCGACGAGGTCCAGAAGGGTGAAGCTCTCGTTGTCGTCGAAGAAGGCAACTGTGGCCCCTTCGATCTGAACATCGTTGTCCCCGGTGCCTCCGTTGAGCGACGATCTTGTGAACTCATCAGGCGCGTTGCCCGGGTTATCCATGTCGTAGACATAGAAAGTGTCGTTCGTCCGAACGACGATCCGCCGTCCCGCCGCATCAACGTCGATCGCACTGGGGTTGCTCGTTCCCGGATTGTTGGAGAATGGAGTAATGACGAAGTTATTAATGTCAGAGATGTCCACCATCTTCACTCGCAATCCGGCACCATTCTGTGTCGTCACGGTTGAATTTACGGTCGCGACCACGTTTCCTTCCGCTGCCCACAGATTCGGCCCGCCGGAGCCTCCCATGTTAATCGACGCGGCAGGCATCGCGGCCACCTGCTCGGTCTCAGTGTCAAAAACATAGAGCGAGCCGCTGGTACGATCACGGACAACCAGCTTCTTTCCAGCGAATTCGAATGCCGAAGTATCATTGTCCATCCCGGAAGGTGCCGGCACATCCATCGGCTGAGTCTCCCCGGCGCGCAGCCATGCAAGCGTCGCATTTCCGTTGGCATTGAACGCCAGAACGCCGTCACCCACCGCCGGCCCGCGCTGCGTGGTCGAGGGTGTTGTGAGCTTGACGATATTGAGTATTACACGCGAATCATTGTTGTTGTTATTATTGTTGTTGTTATTGGAGTTGCCGTTGTTGTTATTATTGTTGTTGTTCGGGCACTCTGCGCCGACACAACTGATTAGGATAACGCTCGTCAGCAATGCGATTTGACGCTTCATGGTTGAATTCCTCCTCTGAGTCCAGGTGAACTGAGACCATTGGTAATGGCAAACTTGCCACCACTCTCCAGTTCGGTAGGTTAGACAATCTATGACAGATGGGCAACACTCGGGCTATCGCTACCCTCCGTGTCGCAAAAGACGGTCCCACAATTTTATTCATGTGAGTGCCTGCAACAGGAATCGGAACCGGTCATCCAAACGCCACCGGCACGACACGCGTGTCGCCTGCGCGCAAAATGCGCACGATGCCCTCGGCCACGGCAGCCCCAATTTTGCCCTGGAAACGATTTATCCAAGTTGCTATATGAGCTTTGCTGCAATCGGCATGCGACGTCCCGCCCCAAACGCCCGACTCGTAACCTTCAACCCGGTCGCAAGTTGTTGGCGCTTGTATTCATTTCGCGCAACCAATCGTAGTACATAAGTCACAACAGACTCGTCAATGCCCGAAGCGACAATTTCCGCTCCAGATCGATCCAACTCCACATGGGCATGCAGAATTGAATCGAGCAGATCATAGGGCGGCAGAGAGTCCTGATCGGTCTGATCCGGCCGCAATTCCGCGGATGGCGGCTTCGTAATCGACGAGCGAGGAATGATGTCGCGCCCCGCCCGCGTGTTCGCATGGTTCGCGAGTTGGTACACCATCGTCTTCGGCACATCAGAGAGTGCGGCCAGTCCCCCACACATATCGCCATAGAGCGTGCAGTAGCCCACCGCGATCTCACTCTTGTTGCCGGTCGTAAGCAGCAGCCACTCAAATTTATTCGACAGTGCCATGAGAATCGCGCCACGAATTCTCGCCTGCACATTTTCTTCTGCGGTGTCAGGCTTCCGCCCCACGAACAATCGCACAAGCTGCTCATCAAACATGTCGTGGATTCGCCCGATCGGAACGATGCGAAAATCGATAGCCAGATTCGCAGCAAGGTCTTCCGAGTCCTTCACGCTGTGTTCGCTGCTGTAACGCGACGGCATGGCAACGCCATGCACGCAACCAGAGCCCAGCGCCTCCGTCGCAATCGCCGCCGTGACCGCCGAATCGATGCCGCCTGAAAGCCCGATCACCACCTCGCGAAATCCGCATTTCCTGACGTAGTCACGGGTTCCCAATACCAGTGCATCCCAAACCGACGCGATCGGATCGGGATAGGGCTCGATTCGATTCAACTCCGGACGGGCGATATCAACAAACAACAGATCCTCGGCGAAAGCCCTGGCTCGCGCGATCAGTTTCCCCGTGCCGTCAAATGCCATGCTCGCACCGTCGAACACCAGTTCGTCGTTGCCACCCACCTGCGCCGCCAGCAGCAGTGGCAATCCCTTGGCACGCGCATGCCCGGCCATCAAGTGTTCACGAAACTTCTGCTTATTCACCACATAAGGCGATGCAGATGCGTTCAGGATCAGGTCAATCCCGCGCCCAGCAAATTCATCCACCGGAGCGCGCCGGTACAGTGACCGACCGAAAAGATCAGATCCCGTCCAGAGATCTTCGCATATCGTAATGCCCGCCAGCACCGCACCATCCCTGCCGCGCAGCTCGGCGATACCAGCATGGTCTGATGGCTCGAAATAGCGGTGTTCGTCAAACACGTCGTACGTCGGCAGAAGCGACTTATGAAACCGTCCGATCACCGCGCCGTCGCGCAGTTGCCACAGGGAGTTACAGATCGGCCGGCCGATGCGAGATTCACTCCGATCGACACACCCCACAAAAACGTCGATACACGCTCCGATCTCTGAGGCAATCGCGTGCACTGCCGCGATGCCGGCATCGATGAAACTCTCCTTCAATAGGAGGTCCTTCGGCGGATAGCCGCAGATCGACAACTCAGGAAACAGGACAGCCGTGGCGCCGCCCGACTGCGCCTGGCGCACGAAATCGAGAATCTTGCGGGAGTTGCCGGCGAGGTCGCCAACCAGCGGATTGATCTGTGCAAGCGCGACGATCATGCGTCGGCATTATAGGGTCGGCGACGATTACGAGAAATCCGCGTCAGCACAGGTCCACACTTCGCGGGTCAATCTTCCCGGGAAGAGCGGCGCCCGAAGCGTCAGATCCCGAATGCGTAGAACAGCGCGGTGAATATCACATCGGCCGTGATCAACGCGACGATCGACTTGACAACCGTGTTCGTCGTCGCCTGCCCGACACCTGCCGCGCCGCCTCGCACGTTCAATCCCTCATGACAGGCGATCAGCGCGATCATCGCGCCAAATACGCCCGCCTTGAAGATCCCGCCCAGAAAATCCCTCGGCAGCACCGCGGCCCGGGTGTAGCTGATGTACTGGTCCGCGGACAAATCAAGGATGAAAACCGACGTCAGGAATCCGCCCAGCACGCCGATGACATCCGCCAATACCGTGAGCAGCGTCAGCATGATGACCGTCGCCAGAAATCTTGGCACGACAAGAAACCGAATTGGATTCAACGCCGTCGCACGCAGCGCCTTGATTTCCTCGCCTTCAACCATCGTCCCCAACTCAGCCGCGATGCTTGCACCGGCAAACCCTGAAAGCACGATGCCCGCGAGCAGCGGGCCCAATTCTCGGAACATCGCCACCGCGACGATATCCGCGACGCGCTCCAACTGACCATACCATTTCAATGTCGGCGCCATCTGAAGACACAGGATGATCCCGATGAATATCTCAACCAGAAAAATAATTGGGATGCTCTTGATGCCGACCCGCACCATTTGAGTGTAGATATGGTCCAGTCCGATCCGCGCGTCACGGCGGAACACCATGCGGTGGATCCACGCCAGCGTGCTGCCGCAAAGCGCAGTCGCTCCCCCGATAAATGCAACGACATCGATTGTCTTTTTGATCTGACTGTCGGTCAATCCACCGACATACTCCACCGCGCGCACGATCGGTCCGGGTTCAGTCGAGTTTTCCGCGGTCGGATTGGAAGGCCGATCACTCATTGGAAAACGCGGATTGTCGATCCGGACTCCGCGAATGTCCAGCATCCTCGCCTGTCGGAAAACCACCCGGCCAAGAGGATGAACCGTCGATCACCGCCGGGGTGCCCATGAGAATCTTCGACATTGCCGAAAGAATTTCAGCGGATTCTCGTAAACCACACGGGCAATCTCGGCTTCGGCGTGCCCGCGAAGACGCATCTCCAGCATGAACGCAGGCACCGCCATCGGATTGGACGGTCCCCAGTCGCCGGCCGAATTGACCATGACTCGCTCGGTGCCATACCGCTCAACCATGTCGGCCGCGCGCTGCGGCGTACACTTCGTCACCGGATACAGCGTCATGCCGCACCAGAACCCTGCGTCCAGAATATGTTTGATCGTGTGCTCCTCGGCATGATCAACCAGCACGCGCTCCGGACGCAGCCGCGACTCATTTCTGAGCATGTCGAGGATCATCCGAGTCCCCTTGTACTTGTCTTCTAGATGCGGCGTATGAATCAGAACCAGCTCATCGCGAACAGCGGCCAGTTCGAGATGCTCGGCGAAGATTGTTGCCTCATTCCGCGTGTTCTTGTTCAGTCCGATTTCGCCGATGCCCAGTACGTTGGGCCGCTCCAGGTAGTCCGGAATCATCGCGATCACTTCTCGCGAGAGTGACACGTTCTCCGCTTCCTTCGCGTTGATGCACAACCAGCAGAAATGCTGAATACCATATTGTGCGGCCCGCTTCGGTTCATGCTCCGTCAGTTGCCGAAAGTAATCCCGGAAAGCCAGGGAACTTCCCCGATCGAATCCAGCCCAGAATGCGGGTTC contains:
- a CDS encoding AMP-binding protein, translating into MLVETLLESVALRGDRPAVADPSQSLTYRELLGLSLVMRRHVAESTERPNVGIMLPSTTVCAATVYGALWAGKTVVPLNFMLQPAEVKAIVADAELDVVFSTKFFRELAGSLSCKVIYVEDLPLKEEVSALATAQASGSAAALPQPPDVNPDDTAVLLYTSGTSGKPKGVCQTYANLRSNIDSCIERARLKSEHRFLGLVPLFHSFGLTAMLLVPIRLGASVHYLPRFQPNSVIDTIREREISVTMLVASMYAALLRSKTGGPADFKSIQFAIAGGEALPDAVYHAFRSRFGLEILQGYGMSEASPVVSLNVPWAHKVGTVGQSIPGVTVAAFDEECRQVAPGEIGELWVKGPNIMRGYYKNPAETAAVLTSDGWYKSGDMGTVDADGFIRITGRKKEMIIVGGENVYPREIESALEQHSSVSEAAVVGQKDASRGEVVVAFVILHETASANEIELREFCRDKIAGFKIPRKVIIARDLPRGPTGKILKRKLAELIPSGT
- a CDS encoding NAD+ synthase, which translates into the protein MIVALAQINPLVGDLAGNSRKILDFVRQAQSGGATAVLFPELSICGYPPKDLLLKESFIDAGIAAVHAIASEIGACIDVFVGCVDRSESRIGRPICNSLWQLRDGAVIGRFHKSLLPTYDVFDEHRYFEPSDHAGIAELRGRDGAVLAGITICEDLWTGSDLFGRSLYRRAPVDEFAGRGIDLILNASASPYVVNKQKFREHLMAGHARAKGLPLLLAAQVGGNDELVFDGASMAFDGTGKLIARARAFAEDLLFVDIARPELNRIEPYPDPIASVWDALVLGTRDYVRKCGFREVVIGLSGGIDSAVTAAIATEALGSGCVHGVAMPSRYSSEHSVKDSEDLAANLAIDFRIVPIGRIHDMFDEQLVRLFVGRKPDTAEENVQARIRGAILMALSNKFEWLLLTTGNKSEIAVGYCTLYGDMCGGLAALSDVPKTMVYQLANHANTRAGRDIIPRSSITKPPSAELRPDQTDQDSLPPYDLLDSILHAHVELDRSGAEIVASGIDESVVTYVLRLVARNEYKRQQLATGLKVTSRAFGAGRRMPIAAKLI
- a CDS encoding TatD family hydrolase translates to MNYIDPHIHMISRLTDDYERLAHAGCVAVSEPAFWAGFDRGSSLAFRDYFRQLTEHEPKRAAQYGIQHFCWLCINAKEAENVSLSREVIAMIPDYLERPNVLGIGEIGLNKNTRNEATIFAEHLELAAVRDELVLIHTPHLEDKYKGTRMILDMLRNESRLRPERVLVDHAEEHTIKHILDAGFWCGMTLYPVTKCTPQRAADMVERYGTERVMVNSAGDWGPSNPMAVPAFMLEMRLRGHAEAEIARVVYENPLKFFRQCRRFSWAPRR
- a CDS encoding ABC transporter permease, whose protein sequence is MSDRPSNPTAENSTEPGPIVRAVEYVGGLTDSQIKKTIDVVAFIGGATALCGSTLAWIHRMVFRRDARIGLDHIYTQMVRVGIKSIPIIFLVEIFIGIILCLQMAPTLKWYGQLERVADIVAVAMFRELGPLLAGIVLSGFAGASIAAELGTMVEGEEIKALRATALNPIRFLVVPRFLATVIMLTLLTVLADVIGVLGGFLTSVFILDLSADQYISYTRAAVLPRDFLGGIFKAGVFGAMIALIACHEGLNVRGGAAGVGQATTNTVVKSIVALITADVIFTALFYAFGI
- a CDS encoding class D beta-lactamase; translation: MKIWFVFSAITSSVCVLAMDSKPPTVTPDPSVERAAVAGLRRIDFKSHFGRFEGCFVLKSLDDEWTLRYNDDRCARRFAPCSTFKIMTSLIGLETGVLTGPEHAMKWDGTPQSRKVCEADQTLATAIRDSVVWYFQRVVEAIGEERMQKYLDECEYGNRDQSGGLTKFWIQSSLEISANEQLRFLERLYRNELSFGTKTVQTVKRLFEYRQSDDWILSGKTGTGGGAGKSDKTILGWYVGHVRRGDRNYVFATNISGDDAMGLKARGITADILRDLGLIEFSGSFE